Proteins found in one Hyalangium gracile genomic segment:
- the mxcL gene encoding myxochelin B biosynthesis transaminase MxcL — MEMPAKRHPSLPQPILGEMKLENSNRLLAEAKRLVPGVTQSLMKRPEQFAPGSFPVFLARGKGAIVEDADGQEYIDFICGLGATMLGHQHPALVEPVRKHLDEGIIHSLPTPVEVSAAKTLIELIPGAEMARFFKTGADATSAAVRLARFITGKEHIITVGYNGWHDHFMFDTPGVPAAFASYTRRMPLFTEPDEAALLSSIEQNGKQLAVVLLSVPYNRCLSREFLHQLRATCTAHEVLLVLDEVVTGFRLALGGAQQFFDVKADFVCLSKAIASGMPLSAVAGPAKHLSRLGELQVSTTFGGELPSLYVCQAVLEEYRRSSYIEHIAHLGRRLREGINARAEKTGSALRVLGYDAIPFFRFSKDPAEHAKKMQPFQAGMARRGVLLRRDVNFICAAHTPEQIDYTIEMAEEVMRSLSAS; from the coding sequence ATGGAGATGCCTGCCAAGAGACACCCGTCACTGCCCCAGCCCATTCTGGGCGAGATGAAGCTCGAGAACTCGAACCGCCTGCTGGCCGAGGCGAAGCGCCTGGTCCCCGGCGTCACCCAGTCGCTGATGAAGCGGCCCGAGCAGTTCGCCCCCGGCTCCTTCCCCGTCTTCCTGGCGCGCGGCAAGGGCGCCATCGTGGAGGACGCCGATGGCCAGGAGTACATCGACTTCATCTGCGGGCTGGGCGCCACCATGCTCGGCCACCAGCACCCCGCGCTCGTGGAGCCCGTGCGCAAGCACCTGGATGAGGGGATCATCCACTCCCTGCCCACCCCCGTCGAGGTCAGCGCCGCGAAGACGCTCATCGAGCTCATCCCCGGCGCGGAGATGGCGCGCTTCTTCAAGACGGGCGCGGATGCGACGTCGGCCGCGGTGCGCCTGGCCCGCTTCATCACCGGCAAGGAGCACATCATCACGGTGGGCTACAACGGCTGGCACGACCACTTCATGTTCGACACACCGGGCGTGCCCGCCGCGTTCGCCTCGTACACCAGGCGCATGCCGCTCTTCACCGAGCCGGACGAGGCCGCGCTGCTGAGCAGCATCGAGCAGAACGGCAAGCAGCTCGCCGTGGTGCTGCTCTCGGTGCCCTACAACCGCTGCCTGAGCCGCGAGTTCCTCCACCAGCTGCGCGCCACCTGCACCGCCCACGAGGTGCTGCTGGTGCTCGATGAGGTGGTCACCGGCTTCCGCCTCGCGCTGGGCGGCGCTCAGCAGTTCTTCGACGTGAAGGCCGACTTCGTGTGCCTCTCCAAGGCCATCGCCTCGGGCATGCCCCTGTCGGCGGTGGCCGGACCGGCGAAGCACCTGAGCCGGCTCGGAGAGCTCCAGGTGTCCACGACGTTCGGCGGCGAGCTGCCGTCCCTGTACGTCTGCCAGGCCGTGCTCGAGGAGTACCGCCGCAGCTCCTACATCGAGCACATCGCCCACCTGGGCCGCCGCCTGCGCGAGGGCATCAACGCCCGCGCCGAGAAGACCGGCTCCGCGCTGCGCGTGCTCGGCTACGACGCCATTCCGTTCTTCCGCTTCTCCAAGGACCCGGCGGAGCACGCCAAGAAGATGCAGCCGTTCCAGGCCGGCATGGCTCGCCGGGGCGTCCTGCTGCGCCGCGACGTCAACTTCATCTGCGCGGCGCACACCCCGGAGCAGATCGACTA
- the mxcK gene encoding myxochelin export MFS transporter MxcK — MTAPLSPSQERQLPWLLAAVQFTHIMDFMIVMPLGPELMRLFGISAARLGALVSVYTLASAAMGLLGVFWLDRFDRKRTLLLLYAGFILSTLACGAAQGHVWLLLARTLAGACAGLMGAVVMAIIGDLVPAERRGRAIGTVMTSYGLSAVAGVPLGLALASGWGWRTPFWAICGLSGLLWLWLLRTLPAVDRHLAEPREASSRGSLASVWTPHLALGWVLTFTVVFASFLLIPYLGAFMVGNLGLRLAELPWVYLCGGLATFASARWIGQLADRHGPSQVLAWLLVGTMGPHLLFTHLPVSPLPVVIGAFALFMALTSSRAIPTIALVSSRVPPVLRGRYLAVNMAASDGASGLAAWTSGLLITAAPEGALTGFGLAGWIAVGVSACALGLLWTLGRSAVPLKAAPT, encoded by the coding sequence GTGACGGCCCCCCTCTCTCCGAGCCAGGAACGCCAGCTGCCGTGGCTGCTGGCCGCCGTGCAGTTCACCCACATCATGGACTTCATGATCGTGATGCCGCTGGGGCCGGAGCTCATGCGGCTGTTCGGCATCTCCGCCGCGAGGCTCGGGGCGCTGGTCTCCGTGTACACGCTGGCCTCCGCCGCCATGGGGCTGCTGGGGGTGTTCTGGCTGGATCGATTCGACCGCAAGCGCACGCTCCTGCTGCTCTACGCCGGGTTCATCCTCTCCACCCTGGCCTGCGGCGCGGCACAGGGCCACGTGTGGCTGCTGCTGGCCCGGACGCTGGCGGGCGCCTGCGCGGGACTGATGGGCGCCGTCGTCATGGCCATCATCGGAGACCTGGTGCCCGCGGAGCGCCGGGGCCGCGCCATCGGCACGGTGATGACGTCGTACGGGCTCTCCGCGGTCGCTGGCGTGCCGCTGGGCCTGGCCCTGGCCTCCGGGTGGGGCTGGCGGACGCCGTTCTGGGCCATCTGCGGCCTCTCGGGCCTGCTGTGGCTCTGGCTGCTGCGGACCCTGCCCGCCGTCGACCGTCACCTGGCCGAGCCTCGCGAGGCCAGTTCCCGCGGCTCGCTCGCGTCGGTGTGGACGCCGCATCTGGCGCTGGGCTGGGTGCTGACCTTCACGGTGGTGTTCGCCAGCTTCCTCCTGATTCCGTACCTGGGCGCCTTCATGGTGGGCAACCTGGGCCTTCGTCTGGCCGAGCTGCCCTGGGTCTATCTGTGCGGCGGCCTGGCCACCTTCGCGAGCGCGCGCTGGATCGGCCAGCTGGCGGACCGCCATGGCCCCTCGCAGGTGCTGGCGTGGCTGCTGGTCGGCACCATGGGCCCCCACCTCCTGTTCACGCACCTGCCCGTCTCACCGCTGCCGGTGGTCATCGGCGCCTTCGCGCTGTTCATGGCGCTGACCTCCAGCCGGGCCATTCCCACCATCGCCCTCGTCTCCTCCCGAGTGCCCCCGGTGCTGCGCGGGCGCTACCTCGCCGTCAACATGGCCGCGAGCGATGGCGCCTCCGGGCTCGCGGCCTGGACGAGCGGGCTGCTCATCACCGCCGCGCCTGAGGGCGCCCTCACCGGCTTCGGCCTCGCGGGCTGGATCGCGGTGGGCGTCTCCGCCTGCGCGCTCGGCCTCCTGTGGACGCTGGGACGCAGCGCCGTCCCGCTGAAGGCCGCACCCACCTGA
- a CDS encoding energy transducer TonB family protein — protein MLATVGLHAAAGAFAWRAMREGASRAPPVAAPKQAMRIDHVVDLKPPAPPEPPPPPPTPPPQPPPRTARAEPPATRTKAPAPPPAPAQAGAVVAAKASEAPLDFTGFDITTGQAQRYAGGVTASSGTSARAVESITSNTSNTSASATSRARPVQLPARHWNCPWPGEADALRIDEQTVVLRVVVTAEGRVSSAELVSDPGYGFGRAALACVRNVRFDAALDRDGRPHEATSPPIRVRFTRR, from the coding sequence GTGCTGGCAACGGTGGGGCTGCACGCCGCCGCGGGCGCGTTCGCCTGGCGAGCCATGCGGGAGGGAGCCTCGAGAGCTCCGCCGGTGGCCGCGCCAAAGCAGGCGATGCGCATCGATCACGTCGTGGACCTGAAGCCCCCCGCGCCGCCCGAGCCACCACCGCCTCCCCCGACTCCGCCACCGCAGCCACCTCCCCGGACTGCCCGAGCCGAGCCCCCGGCGACTCGAACGAAGGCTCCCGCCCCACCACCCGCTCCCGCCCAGGCAGGCGCGGTCGTGGCAGCCAAGGCATCGGAGGCTCCCCTCGACTTCACCGGCTTCGACATCACGACCGGCCAGGCCCAGCGCTACGCCGGAGGCGTCACGGCCTCGAGCGGAACCTCCGCCCGAGCCGTCGAGTCGATCACGAGCAACACCTCCAACACGAGCGCCTCCGCCACGAGCAGGGCGCGTCCCGTCCAGCTCCCGGCGCGTCACTGGAACTGCCCCTGGCCGGGCGAAGCCGATGCGCTGCGCATCGACGAGCAGACCGTCGTGCTGCGCGTCGTCGTCACCGCCGAGGGCCGGGTGTCCTCGGCGGAGCTGGTGTCCGACCCGGGCTACGGCTTCGGCCGGGCCGCGCTCGCCTGTGTCCGAAACGTCCGCTTCGACGCCGCGCTCGATCGAGACGGTCGTCCCCACGAAGCCACCTCTCCTCCCATCCGGGTCCGGTTCACGCGCCGCTGA